From Vulpes vulpes isolate BD-2025 chromosome 7, VulVul3, whole genome shotgun sequence, one genomic window encodes:
- the EPHB6 gene encoding ephrin type-B receptor 6, which produces MAAEGAARAGSRAAGMLCSLWVLVLVSSVLALEEVLLDTTGETSEIGWLTYPPGGWDEVSVLDDQRRLTRTFEACHVAGAPAGTGQDNWLQTHFVERRGAQRAHIRLHFSVRACASLGAAGGTCRETFTLYYRQAEEPDGPDSVPAWHLKRWTKVDTIAADESFPGSSAWAVGPRGAGQRAGLQLNVKERSFGPLTQRGFYVAFQDTGACLALVAVKLFSYTCPSVLRAFASFPETQASGAGGASLVAAVGTCVAHAEPEEDGGGGQAGGSPPRLHCNGEGKWMVAVGGCRCQPGHQPARGDKACQACPEGSYKAVAGNTPCLPCPARSHAPDPAAPICPCLEGFYRASSDPPEAPCTGPPSAPRELWFEVQGSVLMLHWRLPQELGGRGDLLFNVVCKECGGHQEPVPGSGGACRRCRDEVHFDPRQRGLTESRVLVGGLRAHVPYILEVQAVNGVSELSPDPPQAAAINVSTSHAVPSAVPALHQVSRASNSITVSWPQPDQTNGNILDYQLRYYDQAEDESHSFTLTSETNTATVTQLSPGHIYGFQVRARTAAGHGPYGGKVYFQTLPQGELSTQLPERLSLVIGSILGALAFLLLAAITVLAVVFQRKRRGTGYTEQLQQYSSPGLGVKYYIDPSTYEDPCQAIREFTREVDPAYIKIEEVIGAGSFGEVRRGRLQPRGRREQAVAIQALWAGGAESLQMTFLGQAAVLGQFQHPNILRLEGVVTKSRPLMVLTELMELGPLDSFLRQREGQFSSLQLVAMQRGVAAAMQYLSSFAFVHRALSAHSVLVNSHLVCKVARLGRSPQGPGCMLRWAAPEVIAHGKHTTSSDVWSFGIVMWEVMSYGERPYWDMSDQEVLNAIEQEFRLPPPPGCPPGLHLLMLDTWQKDRTQRPHFDQLVAAFDKMIRKPDTLQADGGPGDRPSQALLNPVALDFPSLDSPQAWLLAIGLECYQDNFSKFGLCTFSDVAQLSSEDLPALGITLAGHQKKLLHNVQLLRQHLRELGSVEV; this is translated from the exons ATGGCTGCTGAGGGGGCTGCCCGGGCAGGGAGCAGAGCGGCGGGCATGCTGTGCAGTCTCTGGGTCCTGGTGCTGGTGTCCTCAGTTCTGGCTCTGGAAG AGGTCCTGCTGGACACCACTGGAGAGACATCTGAGATTGGCTGGCTCACCTACCCCCCAGGTGGG TGGGATGAAGTGAGCGTCCTGGACGACCAGCGCCGCCTGACCCGGACCTTCGAGGCATGCCACGTGGCAGGGGCCCCCGCGGGCACCGGGCAGGACAACTGGCTGCAGACACACTTCGTGGAGCGGCGCGGGGCGCAGAGAGCCCACATCCGCCTGCACTTCTCCGTGCGCGCCTGTGCCAGTCTGGGCGCGGCCGGGGGCACCTGCCGGGAGACCTTCACCCTTTACTACCGCCAGGCGGAGGAGCCCGACGGCCCCGACAGCGTCCCCGCCTGGCACCTCAAGCGCTGGACCAAGGTGGACACCATCGCGGCCGACGAGAGCTTCCCCGGCTCCTCGGCCTGGGCGGTGGGGCCCCGGGGCGCCGGGCAGCGGGCCGGGCTGCAGCTCAACGTCAAGGAGAGGAGCTTCGGGCCGCTCACGCAGCGCGGCTTCTACGTGGCCTTCCAGGACACCGGGGCCTGCCTGGCCCTCGTGGCCGTCAAGCTCTTCTCCTACACCTGCCCCTCCGTGCTCCGCGCCTTCGCCTCCTTCCCTGAGACGCAGGCcagcggggccgggggcgctTCCCTGGTGGCAGccgtgggcacctgtgtggcccacGCGGAGCCGGAGGAGGATGGAGGCGGGGGCCAGGCAGGGGGGAGCCCCCCCAGGCTGCACTGCAACGGGGAAGGCAAGTGGATGGTAGCCGTCGGGGGCTGCCGCTGCCAGCCGGGCCACCAGCCGGCCCGCGGAGACAAGGCCTGCCAAG CCTGCCCTGAGGGGTCCTACAAGGCCGTGGCTGGGAACACCCCCTGCTTACCGTGCCCTGCCCGCAGCCACGCCCCCGATCCTGCAGCCCCCATCTGCCCTTGCCTGGAGGGCTTCTACAGGGCCAGTTCAGACCCCCCAGAGGCCCCGTGCACTG ggcctccaTCGGCTCCCCGGGAGCTTTGGTTCGAAGTGCAGGGCTCAGTGCTCATGCTGCACTGGCGCCTGCCTCAGGAGCTGGGGGGGCGAGGGGACCTGCTCTTCAACGTGGTGTGCAAGGAGTGTGGAGGCCACCAGGAGCCGGTCCCGGGCAGCGGGGGCGCTTGTCGCCGCTGCAGGGACGAGGTGCACTTCGACCCCCGCCAGAGGGGCCTGACGGAGAGCCGAGTGTTGGTTGGGGGGCTCCGGGCACATGTGCCCTACATCTTGGAGGTGCAGGCTGTGAATGGGGTGTCAGAGCTCAGCCCCGACCCTCCCCAGGCTGCCGCCATCAATGTCAGCACCAGCCACGCAG ttccCTCCGCAGTCCCGGCGTTGCACCAGGTGAGCCGGGCATCCAACAGCATCACGGTGTCCTGGCCGCAGCCCGACCAGACCAATGGGAACATCCTGGACTATCAGCTCCGCTACTACGAccag GCAGAAGATGAATCCCACTCCTTCACCCTGACCAGCGAGACCAACACGGCCACCGTGACACAGCTGAGCCCTGGCCACATCTATGGCTTCCAGGTGCGGGCGCGCACAGCGGCAGGCCACGGCCCCTATGGGGGCAAGGTCTATTTCCAGACGCTGCCTCAAG GTGAGCTGTCCACCCAGCTTCCGGAGAGACTCTCCTTGGTAATTGGGTCCATCTTGGGGGCCTTGGCCTTCCTCCTGCTGGCAGCCATTACCGTGCTGGCCGTGGTCTTCCAGAG GAAGCGGCGTGGGACAGGCTACACAGAGCAACTGCAGCAGTACAGCAGCCCAG GGCTTGGGGTGAAGTATTACATCGATCCCTCCACATACGAGGACCCCTGCCAGGCCATCCGAGAATTTACCCGGGAGGTGGATCCTGCATATATCAAGATCGAGGAGGTCATTGGGGCAG GCTCCTTTGGAGAAGTCCGCaggggccgcctgcagccccggggacGGCGGGAGCAGGCTGTGGCCATCCAGGCCCTGTGGGCTGGAGGCGCCGAGAGCCTCCAGATGACCTTTCTAGGCCAGGCTGCAGTGCTGGGCCAGTTCCAGCACCCCAACATCCTGCGGCTGGAGGGCGTGGTCACCAAGAGCCGGCCCCTCATGGTGCTGACGGAGCTCATGGAGCTGGGCCCCCTGGACAGCTTCCTCAGG CAGCGGGAGGGCCAGTTCAGCAGCCTGCAGCTGGTGGCCATGCAGCGGGGAGTGGCCGCGGCCATGCAGTACCTGTCCAGCTTCGCCTTCGTGCACCGCGCGCTCTCTGCCCACAGCGTGCTGGTGAACAGCCACCTGGTGTGCAAAGTGGCCCGTCTCGGCCGCAGTCCTCAG ggCCCAGGTTGTATGCTTCGCTGGGCGGCCCCAGAGGTCATTGCACACGGAAAACATACGACTTCCAGCGACGTCTGGAGCTTTGGGATAGTGATGTGGGAAGTGATGAGTTACGGAGAGCGGCCCTACTGGGACATGAGTGACCAGGAG GTGCTAAATGCAATAGAGCAGGAATTCCGGCTTCCCCCACCTCCAGGCTGTCCTCCTGGACTACATCTGCTCATGCTAGACACTTGGCAGAAGGACCGTACCCAGAGGCCTCATTTTGACCAGCTGGTGGCGGCGTTTGACAAGATGATCCGAAAGCCAGACACTCTGCAGGCTGACGGGGGCCCTGGGGACAG ACCTTCCCAGGCCCTCCTGAACCCTGTGGCCCTGGACTTTCCTTCTCTGGACTCACCCCAGGCCTGGCTTTTGGCTATCGGACTAGAGTGCTACCAAGACAACTTCTCCAAGTTTGGTCTCTGTACCTTCAGTGATGTGGCTCAGCTCAGCTCGGA AGACCTGCCCGCCCTGGGCATCACGCTGGCTGGCCACCAGAAGAAGCTGTTGCACAACGTCCAGCTCCTGCGGCAGCACTTGAGGGAGCTGGGCTCAGTGGAGGTCTGA